A genomic stretch from Amycolatopsis sp. 195334CR includes:
- a CDS encoding MFS transporter, with protein sequence MYIASARETGLDTQPGRSGRRVAGNVFALGAVSLVTDVSSEMVTAVLPLYLVLQLGFSPLQFGILDGLYSGVTAFVRIVGGTLADRWQRRKLMAGLGYGISAVAKLGLLGATGSATSMGLVLAADRTGKGLRTAPRDALISLSSDPGTLGRAFGVHRAMDTVGAFLGPLVAFLLLWAVTGGYQAVFFVSFCIASLGVVLLVLFVRDHRQPAPPRRSASLRSAFGLLRDKGFRRICGWAAVFGLATVGDAFVYLLLQDRLAIEPAWFAVLPLGTAGVYLLLAVPMGRVADRLGRWRVFVAGHIALLGAYVLLLGAADGLWLVVAGLAAHGLFYACTDGVLMAAAGPLLPAGLRTSGMAVLQTGQALAKLASSVLFGAAWTVWGRETALVLAVSALAVVVAAALIARPLRTGRGVA encoded by the coding sequence GTGTACATCGCATCGGCGCGGGAAACCGGCCTCGACACCCAGCCGGGACGTAGTGGGCGCCGGGTGGCGGGCAACGTGTTCGCCCTCGGCGCGGTCAGCCTGGTCACCGACGTCTCCTCGGAGATGGTGACCGCCGTGCTGCCGCTGTACCTGGTGTTGCAGCTGGGGTTCTCCCCGCTGCAGTTCGGCATCCTGGACGGGCTGTACTCCGGGGTGACCGCGTTCGTGCGGATCGTCGGCGGCACGCTCGCCGACCGGTGGCAGCGCCGCAAGCTGATGGCCGGGCTCGGTTACGGCATCTCCGCCGTGGCCAAGCTCGGCCTGCTCGGGGCCACTGGATCGGCCACCTCGATGGGGCTGGTGCTGGCCGCCGACCGGACCGGGAAGGGCCTGCGCACGGCCCCCCGGGACGCGTTGATCTCGCTGAGCAGCGACCCCGGCACGCTCGGCCGCGCGTTCGGCGTGCACCGAGCGATGGACACCGTCGGCGCCTTCCTCGGGCCGCTGGTGGCGTTCCTGCTGCTGTGGGCGGTGACCGGCGGGTACCAGGCGGTGTTCTTCGTCAGCTTCTGCATCGCCTCGCTCGGCGTGGTGCTGCTGGTGCTGTTCGTCCGCGACCACCGGCAGCCGGCGCCGCCCCGCCGGTCGGCCTCACTGCGGTCGGCGTTCGGGCTGTTGCGGGACAAGGGGTTCCGGCGGATCTGCGGCTGGGCGGCGGTGTTCGGCCTGGCCACCGTCGGCGACGCCTTCGTCTACCTGCTGCTGCAGGACCGGCTGGCCATCGAACCCGCCTGGTTCGCGGTGCTGCCGCTGGGCACCGCCGGGGTGTACCTGCTGCTGGCCGTGCCGATGGGCCGGGTGGCCGACCGGCTCGGCCGGTGGCGGGTGTTCGTCGCCGGGCACATCGCCCTGCTGGGCGCCTACGTCCTGCTGCTCGGCGCCGCCGACGGGCTGTGGCTGGTGGTCGCGGGCCTGGCCGCGCACGGGCTGTTCTACGCCTGCACCGACGGGGTGCTGATGGCGGCGGCCGGTCCGCTGCTGCCCGCCGGGCTGCGGACCAGTGGGATGGCCGTGCTGCAGACCGGGCAGGCGCTGGCGAAGCTCGCGTCCTCGGTGCTGTTCGGCGCGGCCTGGACGGTGTGGGGCAGGGAGACCGCGCTGGTCCTCGCGGTGTCGGCACTGGCGGTGGTGGTGGCCGCGGCGCTGATCGCCCGGCCGTTGCGCACGGGAAGGGGAGTGGCATGA
- a CDS encoding PaaI family thioesterase, which translates to MPEQGAAITAEKFQIDPRWAQQQLNDKVGMKLLEVTKERVVGTIPVEGNLQPYGLLHGGANAVLAEALGSTVAAVNAGPERAAVGLELSCTHHRGVREGLVTGVAVPLHVGRSTITVEIVLTDDAGKRTCTARLTCAVRERPPGS; encoded by the coding sequence GTGCCCGAGCAGGGGGCGGCGATCACCGCCGAGAAGTTCCAGATCGATCCGCGGTGGGCGCAGCAGCAGCTCAACGACAAGGTCGGCATGAAGCTGCTGGAAGTGACCAAGGAACGCGTGGTCGGCACGATCCCCGTCGAGGGCAATCTCCAGCCGTACGGCCTGCTGCATGGTGGCGCCAACGCGGTGCTCGCCGAGGCGCTGGGCTCCACCGTGGCCGCGGTCAACGCCGGGCCGGAGCGCGCCGCGGTCGGCCTCGAGCTGTCGTGCACGCACCACCGCGGGGTGCGCGAGGGCCTGGTCACCGGGGTGGCCGTCCCGCTGCACGTCGGCCGCAGCACGATCACCGTGGAGATCGTGCTGACCGACGACGCCGGCAAGCGGACCTGCACGGCGCGGCTGACCTGTGCCGTCCGGGAGCGCCCGCCGGGCTCCTGA
- a CDS encoding PD40 domain-containing protein — MRLGIKVATALGATALLGAAATVYTLDAMAGNPEHARPDVTIAVDATAQVDLAEPGRLLFRTTAPGPHHGKVSSVPLADPGGPRRISPLSCDRFFTEAGTGICLATAPGLMPSAVALRVDDRLRETERVEVAGIPSRAKLSAGGRMATWTTFVTGDSYTQGSGFSTRTAIQDRRDQAYLSNIEGIPLTVDGKPYQAEDVNVWGAGFTADGKRFYATVSTAGRTHLLEGDYDAWAARTLVENAECPSLSPDGTRLAVKKRVSDDAARPWREYVLDLTTMRETPLAETRSIDDQVVWLDSRTIAYELPRDGGSDIWAVPADGSGTPRLLVPWGSSPSIT, encoded by the coding sequence ATGAGGCTCGGGATCAAGGTGGCCACCGCACTCGGTGCCACCGCGCTGCTCGGCGCGGCGGCGACGGTCTACACGCTGGACGCGATGGCGGGGAACCCGGAGCACGCCCGGCCGGACGTGACGATCGCGGTCGACGCGACCGCCCAGGTGGACCTGGCCGAGCCGGGGCGCCTGCTGTTCCGGACCACCGCGCCGGGACCCCACCACGGCAAGGTCTCCTCGGTCCCGCTGGCCGATCCCGGCGGGCCGCGGCGGATCAGCCCGCTCTCGTGCGACCGGTTCTTCACCGAGGCCGGGACCGGGATCTGCCTGGCAACCGCGCCCGGCCTGATGCCGAGCGCGGTCGCGCTGCGGGTGGACGACCGCCTGCGCGAGACCGAACGGGTCGAGGTCGCAGGCATCCCGAGCCGCGCGAAGCTGTCCGCCGGCGGCCGCATGGCCACCTGGACCACCTTCGTCACCGGCGACTCGTACACCCAGGGCAGCGGGTTCTCCACCCGCACCGCGATCCAGGACCGCCGCGACCAGGCGTACCTGAGCAACATCGAGGGCATCCCGCTGACCGTGGACGGCAAGCCGTACCAGGCGGAGGACGTCAACGTCTGGGGCGCGGGGTTCACCGCCGACGGCAAGCGGTTCTACGCCACGGTGTCCACGGCCGGGCGGACCCACCTGCTCGAAGGCGACTACGACGCCTGGGCCGCCCGGACCCTGGTGGAGAACGCCGAATGCCCGTCGCTGTCCCCGGACGGCACGCGGCTGGCGGTCAAGAAGCGGGTCTCGGACGATGCCGCGAGGCCGTGGCGCGAGTACGTGCTCGACCTGACCACGATGCGGGAGACGCCGCTGGCCGAGACCCGCAGCATCGACGACCAGGTGGTCTGGCTGGACTCGCGGACGATCGCCTACGAACTCCCGCGCGACGGCGGCTCCGACATCTGGGCGGTCCCGGCCGACGGCTCCGGCACCCCACGGCTACTGGTGCCGTGGGGGTCTTCTCCGTCAATTACTTAG
- the polA gene encoding DNA polymerase I — translation MSPAENTQVANDTPRLLLIDGHSMAYRAFFAVPADRFRTTTGQVTNAVFGFTSMLINLLRDEQPTHLAVAFDLSRQTFRSEAYADYKAGRSATPDDFKGQVDLVKDVLGVLGIPILTKENYEADDIIATLTTQSEALGYQVLICTGDRDALQLVTDAVTVLYPRKGVSDLVRFDPAAVSDKYGLTPSQYPDFAALRGDPSDNLPGIPGVGEKTATKWIQQFGSLNDLIDRVDEVKGKAGDALRAHLSSVALNRQLTELVREVPLEATPPELELKPWDRDAVHRLFDELEFRVLRDRLFATLSSAEPEADEGFEVTGAALEPGQIGGWLAEHAPAGTVTGLSFRTTGASVAADVLSIAFAAEDGKGTYLDLSTLDEADEKALVAWLADEKAGKSGHALKVAVHGLLGRGWRLAGLRTDTELAAYLVRPGQRSFELDDLTLRYLSRELRSETDEGDGQLSLLDGAEGADAKIVQAELVRARAIAELTGALHEELGKMNGTKLLDEIELPLFEVINELEAAGIAVDIEQLTELEAHYANRVHQAADAAYEVIGKQINLGSPKQLQVVLFDELQMPKTKRTKTGYTTDADALQTLFEKTEHPFLQHLLEHRDATRLRTTVEGLIKSIADDRRIHTTLYQTIAATGRLSSTEPNLQNIPIRTEEGRRIRDAFVVGEGYTDLMTADYSQIEMRIMAHLSEDAALIESFQSGFDFHAATAAKVFGVEPGEVTGAQRAKIKAMNYGLAYGLSAYGLSAQLRISTEEARGLMDDYFAGFGGVRDYLQSVVVEAGKVGYTETIFGRRRYLPDLNSDNRQRREMAERMALNAPIQGSAADIIKVAMLNVHRGLTEAKLRSRVLLQVHDELVLEVADGEHDELEALVRKEMGAAYELAVPLEVSVGYGRSWNDAAH, via the coding sequence GTGAGCCCAGCCGAGAACACCCAAGTAGCGAACGACACACCCCGCCTGTTGCTCATCGACGGGCACTCGATGGCGTACCGCGCCTTCTTCGCGGTACCCGCCGACCGGTTCCGCACCACCACCGGCCAGGTCACCAACGCGGTGTTCGGGTTCACCTCGATGCTGATCAACCTGCTGCGCGACGAGCAGCCGACCCACCTCGCGGTGGCCTTCGACCTCTCGCGTCAGACCTTCCGCTCGGAGGCCTACGCCGACTACAAGGCGGGCCGCTCGGCCACCCCGGACGACTTCAAGGGGCAGGTCGACCTGGTCAAGGACGTGCTCGGGGTACTGGGCATCCCGATCCTGACCAAGGAGAACTACGAGGCCGACGACATCATCGCCACGCTGACCACGCAGTCGGAGGCGCTCGGCTACCAGGTGCTCATCTGCACCGGCGACCGCGACGCGCTGCAGCTGGTCACCGACGCGGTCACCGTGCTCTACCCGCGCAAGGGCGTCTCGGACCTGGTGCGGTTCGACCCGGCCGCGGTCTCGGACAAGTACGGCCTCACGCCGTCGCAGTACCCGGACTTCGCCGCGCTGCGCGGGGACCCGTCGGACAACCTGCCCGGCATCCCCGGCGTGGGGGAGAAGACCGCGACCAAGTGGATCCAGCAGTTCGGCTCGCTGAACGACCTGATCGACCGGGTGGACGAGGTCAAGGGCAAGGCCGGGGACGCGCTGCGCGCCCACCTCAGCTCGGTCGCGCTGAACCGCCAGCTCACCGAGCTGGTCCGCGAGGTGCCGCTGGAGGCCACCCCGCCGGAGCTGGAGCTGAAGCCGTGGGACCGCGACGCGGTGCACCGGCTGTTCGACGAGCTGGAGTTCCGCGTCCTGCGCGACCGGCTGTTCGCCACGCTGTCCAGCGCCGAGCCCGAGGCCGACGAGGGCTTCGAGGTCACCGGCGCGGCGCTGGAGCCGGGGCAGATCGGCGGGTGGCTGGCCGAGCACGCGCCGGCCGGCACGGTGACCGGGCTGTCGTTCCGCACCACCGGCGCCTCGGTGGCCGCCGACGTGCTGTCCATCGCCTTCGCCGCCGAGGACGGGAAGGGCACCTACCTCGATCTGTCCACTCTGGACGAGGCGGACGAGAAGGCGCTGGTCGCCTGGCTCGCCGACGAGAAGGCGGGCAAGAGCGGGCACGCGCTGAAGGTGGCCGTGCACGGGCTGCTCGGCCGCGGCTGGCGACTGGCCGGGCTGCGCACCGACACCGAGCTGGCCGCCTACCTGGTCCGCCCCGGTCAGCGCTCGTTCGAGCTGGACGACCTCACCCTGCGCTACCTCAGCCGCGAGCTGCGCTCGGAGACCGACGAGGGCGACGGGCAGCTCTCCCTGCTGGACGGGGCCGAGGGTGCCGACGCCAAGATCGTGCAGGCCGAGCTGGTGCGGGCGCGCGCGATCGCCGAGCTGACCGGCGCGCTGCACGAGGAACTCGGCAAGATGAACGGCACCAAGCTGCTCGACGAGATCGAGCTGCCGCTGTTCGAGGTGATCAACGAGCTGGAGGCGGCGGGCATCGCGGTCGACATCGAGCAGCTCACCGAGCTCGAAGCGCACTACGCCAACCGCGTGCACCAGGCCGCCGACGCCGCCTACGAGGTGATCGGCAAGCAGATCAACCTCGGTTCGCCGAAGCAGCTGCAGGTGGTGCTGTTCGACGAGCTGCAGATGCCGAAGACCAAGCGCACCAAGACCGGGTACACCACCGACGCGGACGCGCTGCAGACGCTGTTCGAGAAGACCGAGCACCCGTTCCTGCAGCACCTGCTCGAACACCGCGACGCCACCCGCCTGCGCACCACGGTGGAGGGGCTGATCAAGTCCATCGCGGACGACCGGCGCATCCACACCACGCTGTACCAGACCATCGCGGCCACCGGGCGGCTCTCGTCCACCGAGCCGAACCTGCAGAACATCCCGATCCGCACCGAGGAGGGCCGCCGCATCCGCGACGCCTTCGTGGTCGGCGAGGGCTACACCGACCTGATGACCGCGGACTACAGCCAGATCGAGATGCGGATCATGGCGCACCTGTCCGAGGACGCCGCGCTGATCGAGTCCTTCCAGTCCGGGTTCGACTTCCACGCGGCCACCGCGGCGAAGGTGTTCGGCGTGGAGCCCGGCGAGGTCACCGGGGCGCAGCGGGCCAAGATCAAGGCGATGAACTACGGCCTGGCCTACGGGCTGTCGGCGTACGGGCTCTCGGCGCAGCTGCGGATCTCCACCGAGGAGGCGCGCGGGCTGATGGACGACTACTTCGCCGGGTTCGGCGGGGTGCGCGACTACCTGCAGTCGGTGGTGGTGGAGGCGGGCAAGGTCGGCTACACCGAGACCATCTTCGGCCGCCGCCGCTACCTGCCCGACCTGAACAGCGACAACCGGCAGCGCCGCGAGATGGCCGAGCGGATGGCGCTCAACGCGCCGATCCAGGGCAGCGCGGCCGACATCATCAAGGTCGCCATGCTCAACGTGCACCGCGGCCTGACCGAGGCGAAGCTGCGCAGCCGGGTGCTGCTCCAGGTCCACGACGAACTGGTGCTCGAAGTGGCCGACGGCGAGCACGACGAGCTGGAAGCACTGGTGCGCAAGGAGATGGGCGCGGCCTACGAACTGGCCGTGCCGCTGGAGGTCTCGGTCGGCTACGGCCGCTCCTGGAACGACGCGGCGCATTAG
- a CDS encoding discoidin domain-containing protein, protein MNRSTLLVRGLPIALAALLAQSVVAASGETLAETLLSHQKPTTTSSVEDATFGGGFAVDGDTTTRWASAEGSDPQWIAVDLGGPARVSRVKLNWEAAHASAYQVQVSADGKAWTTVKSVTGSDGAVDEVTGLDASARFVRVLGTQRATAYGYSLWELEVHGSRTGGGDIEAPSAPAGLKATAATTDTITLAWTPSTDNVGVTGYEVLRNGNVVGTTSTAGYTDTALASGTAFTYSVRARDAAGNLSAPSAEVQASTQPGNGTGGTVFVIAGDIAKRELPSEHSKTAELVAGIKPQHVLTVGDNQYDNGTLKEFQTYYDKTWGKFKAITKPTPGNHEWYDQLKGYKAYFGSIATPQGKPYYSFDVGDFHFVALDSDPVTDGNTAEQVAWLKDDLAKNTRSCVVGYWHHPRFNSGEYGDNKAIAPLWDEMVKARADVVFGGHDHHYERIKPLNSQGRVDEANGVRSAIVGIGGDSLYTQIKPREGVEKSFAKHGVMKFVANGKTYSWEIIGTDGKLLDKAGPYTCR, encoded by the coding sequence ATGAACCGATCTACCCTGCTGGTCAGGGGCCTGCCGATCGCGCTGGCCGCGCTGCTGGCGCAGTCCGTGGTCGCCGCCAGTGGTGAGACGCTGGCCGAAACCCTGCTGTCGCACCAGAAACCCACCACCACCTCGTCGGTGGAGGACGCCACCTTCGGCGGCGGGTTCGCCGTCGACGGCGACACCACCACCCGGTGGGCCAGTGCCGAGGGCAGCGATCCACAGTGGATCGCGGTCGACCTCGGCGGGCCCGCGCGGGTGAGCCGGGTGAAGCTGAACTGGGAGGCCGCCCACGCCAGCGCGTACCAGGTCCAGGTGTCCGCCGACGGGAAGGCGTGGACCACGGTCAAGTCCGTCACCGGGTCGGACGGCGCGGTCGACGAGGTCACCGGGCTCGACGCCTCGGCCCGGTTCGTGCGGGTGCTCGGCACCCAGCGCGCCACCGCCTACGGCTACTCGCTCTGGGAACTGGAGGTGCACGGCTCCCGCACCGGCGGCGGTGACATCGAGGCACCCAGCGCGCCCGCCGGGCTGAAGGCCACCGCCGCCACCACCGACACGATCACCCTGGCCTGGACGCCGTCGACCGACAACGTCGGGGTGACCGGGTACGAGGTGCTGCGCAACGGCAACGTCGTCGGCACCACCAGCACCGCCGGGTACACCGACACGGCCCTCGCCTCCGGCACCGCGTTCACCTACTCGGTGCGGGCCCGCGACGCGGCGGGCAACCTCTCCGCGCCGAGCGCCGAGGTGCAGGCGAGCACCCAGCCGGGCAACGGCACCGGCGGCACGGTCTTCGTGATCGCGGGGGACATCGCCAAGCGCGAACTGCCGTCCGAGCACTCCAAGACCGCCGAACTCGTCGCCGGCATCAAGCCGCAGCACGTGCTGACCGTCGGCGACAACCAGTACGACAACGGCACGCTGAAGGAGTTCCAGACCTACTACGACAAGACCTGGGGCAAGTTCAAGGCCATCACCAAGCCCACCCCGGGCAACCACGAGTGGTACGACCAGCTCAAGGGGTACAAGGCGTACTTCGGCTCGATCGCCACCCCGCAGGGCAAGCCGTACTACAGCTTCGACGTGGGCGACTTCCACTTCGTCGCGCTCGACTCCGATCCGGTGACCGACGGCAACACCGCCGAGCAGGTGGCCTGGCTCAAGGACGACCTGGCGAAGAACACCCGGTCGTGCGTGGTCGGCTACTGGCACCACCCGCGGTTCAACTCCGGCGAGTACGGCGACAACAAGGCCATCGCGCCGCTGTGGGACGAGATGGTCAAGGCCAGGGCCGACGTGGTCTTCGGCGGGCACGACCACCACTACGAGCGGATCAAGCCGCTCAACTCCCAGGGCCGGGTCGACGAGGCGAACGGCGTGCGCTCGGCCATCGTCGGCATCGGCGGCGACAGCCTGTACACGCAGATCAAACCGCGTGAGGGGGTGGAGAAGTCGTTCGCCAAGCACGGCGTGATGAAGTTCGTGGCCAACGGCAAGACCTACTCGTGGGAGATCATCGGCACCGACGGGAAGCTCCTCGACAAGGCGGGTCCCTACACCTGCCGCTGA
- a CDS encoding YhgE/Pip domain-containing protein codes for MSSVRIALNELRRLSSGKLPKLAMLALVLVPLLYASFYLYANYDPYGRLNKLPAAVVSADTGATDSEGVQRNVGREVTDELVGSGTFQWHEVSAEEAQAGVRDDRYSFAITIPREFSTALLSTGNFQPQQATITLTTNDANNYLSGTIADQVAEQVRATIAEKVGSEAAGRFLVGFSTIYGKIEEASRGATQLADGAGQLVSGQQQLADGANQLNTGSTQLSTGLNTLRDSTAQLPSKSQQLADGASQVAAGNAKVASAAQVAAGASTDLQNSLDNANGQLAQALRNGGLSEDEVQHALSVLGTLRKPVDDANTKIQQANSDLSKLADGARQVSEGAAQLASSAPTLVDGIGKAADGAKQLVDGSAKLATGEQDALKGSTQLRDGANQLRDGLGAGLKEIPNPDDPTRQATANTIADPVAVNSVGVASAGTYGAGLAPFFISLATWIGAFVLFLLLRPLSTRALTAGASPLRVAFGGWLASALLGVAQVIVLFGAVTWLVGIHVAHPLGAIGFAVLVSLSFTAIVHALNALFGAVGKFLGLVLLVLQLVSAGGTFPWQTIPDALYPLHIVLPMGYAIDGFRHLLYSGASLQILGDIGVLLAYLVGALAVSAYAASKRRMWTVSQLKPELSL; via the coding sequence GTGAGCAGCGTCCGGATCGCCCTCAACGAACTGCGGAGGCTGAGCTCCGGGAAGCTGCCCAAGCTGGCGATGCTCGCGCTGGTGCTGGTCCCGCTGCTCTACGCCTCCTTCTACCTCTACGCGAACTACGACCCGTACGGCAGGCTGAACAAGCTGCCCGCCGCGGTGGTCTCCGCCGACACCGGCGCCACCGACAGCGAGGGCGTGCAGCGCAACGTCGGCCGCGAGGTGACCGACGAGCTGGTCGGCTCCGGCACCTTCCAGTGGCACGAGGTCTCCGCCGAGGAGGCGCAGGCCGGCGTCCGCGACGACCGGTACTCCTTCGCCATCACCATTCCCCGCGAGTTCTCCACCGCGCTGCTGTCCACCGGCAACTTCCAGCCGCAGCAGGCGACCATCACGCTGACCACCAACGACGCCAACAACTACCTGTCCGGCACCATCGCCGACCAGGTGGCCGAGCAGGTGCGCGCGACGATCGCGGAGAAGGTGGGCAGCGAGGCGGCCGGCCGCTTCCTGGTCGGCTTCTCCACCATCTACGGCAAGATCGAGGAGGCTTCGCGCGGCGCGACCCAGCTCGCCGACGGCGCCGGGCAGCTGGTCAGCGGCCAGCAGCAGCTCGCCGACGGCGCGAACCAGCTCAACACCGGCAGCACGCAGCTGTCCACCGGGCTCAACACGCTGCGGGACAGCACCGCGCAACTGCCGTCGAAGTCGCAGCAGCTCGCCGACGGCGCCAGCCAGGTCGCGGCGGGCAACGCGAAGGTCGCCTCCGCCGCGCAGGTGGCCGCGGGCGCCTCCACCGACCTGCAGAACTCGCTGGACAACGCGAACGGCCAGCTGGCGCAGGCGTTGCGCAACGGCGGGCTGAGCGAGGACGAGGTCCAGCACGCGCTGAGCGTGCTCGGCACGCTGCGCAAACCGGTCGACGACGCGAACACCAAGATCCAGCAGGCGAACAGCGACCTGAGCAAACTGGCTGACGGCGCCCGCCAGGTCTCCGAGGGCGCCGCGCAGCTGGCGTCCTCGGCCCCCACCCTGGTCGACGGCATCGGCAAGGCCGCCGACGGCGCGAAGCAACTGGTCGACGGTTCGGCGAAGCTGGCCACCGGTGAGCAGGACGCGCTCAAGGGCAGCACGCAGCTGCGCGACGGCGCGAACCAGCTCCGCGACGGGCTCGGCGCCGGGCTCAAGGAGATCCCGAACCCCGACGACCCGACCCGCCAGGCCACCGCGAACACCATCGCCGACCCGGTGGCGGTCAACTCGGTCGGCGTGGCCTCGGCCGGGACCTACGGCGCCGGGCTGGCCCCGTTCTTCATCTCGCTGGCCACCTGGATCGGCGCGTTCGTGCTGTTCCTGCTGCTGCGGCCGCTCTCGACCAGGGCGCTGACCGCGGGCGCGTCCCCGCTGCGGGTGGCCTTCGGCGGCTGGCTGGCTTCGGCGCTGCTCGGCGTGGCGCAGGTGATCGTGCTGTTCGGCGCGGTGACCTGGCTGGTCGGCATTCACGTGGCGCACCCGCTGGGCGCGATCGGCTTCGCCGTGCTGGTGTCGTTGTCGTTCACCGCGATCGTGCACGCGCTGAACGCGCTGTTCGGCGCGGTCGGCAAGTTCCTCGGCCTGGTGCTGCTGGTGCTCCAGCTGGTCAGCGCGGGCGGCACGTTCCCGTGGCAGACCATCCCGGACGCGTTGTACCCGCTGCACATCGTGCTGCCGATGGGTTACGCCATCGACGGGTTCCGGCACCTGCTCTACAGTGGGGCCTCCCTGCAGATCCTCGGCGACATCGGCGTGCTGCTGGCCTATCTCGTCGGCGCGCTGGCGGTGTCCGCGTACGCCGCGAGCAAGCGTCGCATGTGGACGGTGTCGCAGCTGAAACCGGAGCTGAGCCTGTGA
- a CDS encoding helix-turn-helix domain-containing protein — protein sequence MSGRVDALGHLRRAKDRIDAHYAEPLDVDQLAKVAGWSREHFTRTFAAAFGETPGAYLARRRIERAQDLLRSANLTVTEVCLLVGYSSLGTFSRRFTEITGESPTAYRARARQRGTPPIPGCYLMMWTRPVAGNQSGKDGKDITSG from the coding sequence ATGAGCGGGCGCGTCGATGCGTTGGGGCACCTTCGCCGGGCGAAGGACCGGATCGACGCGCACTACGCCGAACCGCTCGACGTGGACCAGCTCGCCAAGGTGGCGGGCTGGTCCCGCGAGCACTTCACCCGCACCTTCGCCGCGGCCTTCGGCGAGACGCCCGGCGCGTACCTGGCGCGCCGCCGGATCGAGCGCGCCCAGGACCTCCTCCGCTCGGCGAACCTGACGGTGACCGAGGTGTGCCTGCTGGTGGGCTACTCCAGCCTCGGCACGTTCAGCCGCCGGTTCACCGAGATCACCGGGGAAAGCCCGACCGCCTACCGCGCGCGGGCCCGTCAGCGGGGCACCCCGCCCATTCCCGGCTGCTACCTGATGATGTGGACCAGGCCGGTCGCGGGGAACCAATCCGGAAAGGACGGAAAGGACATCACTTCCGGATAA
- a CDS encoding TetR/AcrR family transcriptional regulator, with protein MSARADATRRRLFEATLKLATDRGLVGLTVDEIAAEAGVAKGTVYYNFGSKDGLIDALLRYGVGQLADRLRAGTAPADPVEALESQVDGALRFIAEYPGFSQILVSEMWRTPGQWHETLTLLREEIISIVKEQLQRIADAGRLPDGVQIPTAAAGLFGTLLVVALDWQVFQRQRSRDEVRESVMVLIRGLAK; from the coding sequence GTGAGTGCGAGGGCCGACGCCACGCGGCGCCGACTGTTCGAAGCGACGCTGAAGCTGGCCACCGACCGCGGGCTGGTCGGGCTGACGGTGGACGAGATCGCCGCCGAGGCCGGGGTGGCCAAGGGCACCGTGTACTACAACTTCGGCAGCAAGGACGGGCTGATCGACGCGCTGCTGCGCTACGGCGTCGGGCAGCTCGCCGACCGGCTGCGCGCGGGCACCGCCCCGGCGGACCCGGTCGAGGCGCTGGAGTCCCAAGTGGACGGTGCGCTCCGGTTCATCGCCGAGTACCCGGGGTTCTCGCAGATCCTGGTCAGCGAGATGTGGCGGACACCGGGCCAGTGGCACGAGACGCTGACGCTGCTGCGCGAGGAGATCATCTCGATCGTCAAGGAGCAGCTGCAGCGCATCGCCGACGCGGGACGGCTGCCCGACGGCGTGCAGATCCCGACCGCCGCGGCCGGGTTGTTCGGCACGCTGCTGGTGGTGGCCCTGGACTGGCAGGTGTTCCAGCGGCAGCGCAGCCGGGACGAGGTGCGCGAGTCGGTGATGGTGCTGATCCGCGGCCTGGCTAAGTAA
- a CDS encoding VOC family protein encodes MIKNLSHAGIYVLDYESAKEFYTAKLGFEVRQDVKMDGRFRWLTVGLPGQPGLEFTLMEPGPPQHDPETEKQLRELIAKGVLGMGVFDTDDCRGTFETLSARGVNFLQEPADRPYGVECVFRDDSGNWFSLTERREFDEAKDWGLCVDG; translated from the coding sequence ATGATCAAGAATTTGTCGCACGCCGGCATCTACGTGCTGGACTACGAATCGGCCAAGGAGTTCTACACCGCGAAGCTCGGTTTCGAGGTGCGCCAGGACGTCAAGATGGACGGCCGGTTCCGCTGGCTGACCGTCGGCCTGCCGGGGCAGCCCGGGCTGGAGTTCACCCTGATGGAACCGGGGCCGCCGCAGCACGACCCGGAAACCGAGAAGCAGTTGCGGGAACTGATCGCCAAGGGCGTGCTCGGCATGGGCGTGTTCGACACCGACGACTGCCGCGGGACCTTCGAGACGCTTTCCGCGCGCGGGGTGAACTTCCTGCAGGAACCGGCTGACCGACCGTACGGAGTGGAATGTGTATTCCGAGACGACTCCGGGAACTGGTTCAGCCTCACCGAGCGACGGGAATTCGACGAAGCGAAGGACTGGGGACTCTGTGTGGACGGTTGA